The Takifugu flavidus isolate HTHZ2018 chromosome 21, ASM371156v2, whole genome shotgun sequence genome has a window encoding:
- the lix1l gene encoding LIX1-like protein translates to MESNVMPDSIRPHRLQPGIGFVSGPTGTLRSSLRPGVTVPIAPLLPSPASFTASSGPPPPPPPLQLHSLYGGVGMGLGPGAAGHCNPGNPAVLKEAVEAVVRSFAKHTQGYGRVNVVEALQEFWQMKLTRGADLPNGALVVYEMVPSNSPPYVCYVSLPGGSCFGSFQFCPTKAEARRSAAKIALMNSVFNEHPSRRITDDFIEKSVSEALASFNGNREEADNPNTGIGAFRFMLESNKGKSMLEFQELMTVFQLLHWNGSLKAMRERQCSRQEVLAHYSHRALDDDMRTQMAADWVNREQSVAGTIGQELAVTERELEDARLAGREVRFYKEKKDIMMLAVGQLSAANAATLPSH, encoded by the exons ATGGAATCTAACGTTATGCCGGACAGTATCCGCcctcacaggctgcagcctggaaTCGGATTCGTTTCGGGACCGACAGGGACCCTCCGCTCCTCTCTCCGGCCCGGAGTAACGGTCCCCATTGCGCCTCTTTTGCCTTCCCCGGCCTCTTTTACCGCTTCGTCCGGGCCTCCGCCTCCGCCGCCcccgctgcagctccacagcctGTACGGCGGTGTCGGAATGGGGCTGGGGCCCGGGGCCGCCGGACACTGTAACCCCGGGAACCCGGCGGTGCTGAAGGAGGCGGTGGAGGCTGTAGTTCGCAGCTTTGCGAAACACACTCAAGGTTACGGCCGAG TAAATGTGGTGGAAGCTTTGCAGGAGTTTTGGCAGATGAAGCTGACCAGAGGCGCCGACCTACCCAACGGCGCCCTAGTTGTTTATGAAATGGTCCCCTCCAACAGCCCTCCCTACGTGTGCTACGTCAGCCTCCCCGGCGGCAGCTGCTTTGGTAGCTTCCAG TTCTGTCCCACCAAGGCCGAAGCGAGACGCAGCGCCGCCAAGATCGCTCTGATGAACTCGGTTTTTAACGAGCACCCTTCCCGACGCATCACAGACGACTTCATCGAGAAAAGTGTCAGCGAGGCCTTGGCTTCCTTCAAT ggaaacagagaggaggcgGATAATCCCAACACGGGAATAGGAGCATTTCGCTTCATGCTTGAGTCCAACAAAGGGAAATCCATGCTGGAGTTCCAG gaACTGATGACCGTGTTTCAGCTGCTGCACTGGAACGGGAGTCTGAAGGCCATGAGAGAACGACAGTGCTCCAGACAG GAGGTCCTGGCTCACTATTCCCACCGCGCTCTGGACGACGACATGCGCACTCAGATGGCCGCGGACTGGGTGAACCGCGAACAGAGCGTAGCGGGAACGATCGGTCAGGAGCTGGCGGTGACGGAGCGGGAGCTGGAGGACGCCAGGTTGGCGGGACGAGAAGTACGTTTTTacaaggagaagaaagacatcATGATGTTAGCCGTCGGCCAGCTCAGCGCGGCCAACGCCGCCACCCTGCCCTCGCACTAG
- the LOC130518779 gene encoding synaptic vesicle glycoprotein 2A-like produces the protein MEDNYQNRTAFIKGAKDIAKEVKRHASKKVGRTVDRMSDEYSMRSYSRFEEDDDDDYPVQGSQDGGYYRGDSQAANEDEGGSDSTEGHDEDDEIYEGEYQGIPRADSGKGSLAGGPGSVKVDSQQFRDIGASEAERRKDQEELAQQYETILQECGHGKFQWTLYFVLGLALMADGVEIFVVGFVLPSAEKDMCLSEPNKSMLGLIVYFGMMVGAFLWGALADRIGRRQSLLICLSINSVFSFFSSFVQGYSTFLFCRLLSGVGIGGSIPIVFSYYSEFLAQEKRGEHLSWLCMFWMMGGIYASAMAWAIIPHYGWSFQMGSAYQFHSWRVFVLVCAFPCVAAIAALNSMPESPRFYLENGKHDEGWMILKQVHDTNMRAKGYPERVFSVTTIKTVKQIDELVDIGTDTPIWHRYRLKIMSLSQQIRKNIIACFSPEYKRTTFMLMAVWFTMSFSYYGLTVWFPDMIKYIQKQEYESRTKTFTNERVEHVTFNFTLENQVHRQGHYFNDKFLNLKMKYMVFEDSVFEECYFEDVTTTHTFFRNCTFIASLFYNTDLFKYRFVNCKLVNSTFLHNKEGCMLDFSDDFNNAYMIYFVNFLGTLAVLPGNIVSALLMDKIGRLRMLAGSSVISCISCFFLMFGNSESGMIALLCLFGGISIASWNALDVITVELYPSDKRTTAFGFLNALCKLAAVLGISIFQSFVGITKAVPIIFAAGALAAGSFLATKLPETRGQVLQ, from the exons ATGGAGGACAATTACCAAAACCGGACTGCGTTTATTAAAGGTGCCAAAGATATCGCCAAAGAAGTCAAACGCCACGCGTCCAAGAAGGTTGGCCGCACGGTGGACCGGATGAGCGATGAGTAcagcatgcgctcgtacagccGCTTCGAAGAGGACGACGATGACGATTACCCCGTGCAGGGAAGCCAGGACGGTGGCTATTACCGTGGAGACAGCCAAGCGGCCAATGAGGACGAGGGCGGCAGTGACTCAACGGAGGGTCACGACGAGGATGATGAGATCTACGAGGGGGAGTACCAAGGGATTCCCCGAGCTGATTCAGGCAAAGGCAGCCTAGCCGGAGGTCCGGGGTCAGTGAAAGTGGACTCTCAGCAGTTCAGAGATATCGGAGCATCCGaggcggagaggaggaaggaccaggaggagctggctcAGCAGTATGAGACCATTTTACAAGAGTGTGGGCACGGGAAGTTCCAGTGGACCCTGTACTTCGTGCTGGGGCTGGCTCTCATGGCAGATGGGGTGGAGATCTTCGTAGTCGGGTTTGTGCTGCCCAGCGCTGAGAAGGATATGTGCCTCTCTGAACCTAACAAAAGCATGCTAG GTCTGATTGTATATTTCGGGATGATGGTGGGGGCGTTCCTCTGGGGGGCTCTTGCTGACCGGATAGGCCGTCGGCAatctctcctcatctgtctgtccatcaacagcgtcttctccttcttctcctccttcgtCCAAGGATATAGCACCTTTCTCTTCTGCCGGCTCCTCTCAGGTGTCGG GATCGGGGGTTCCATTCCCATCGTGTTTTCCTACTACTCTGAGTTCCTTGCTCAAGAGAAGCGCGGTGAGCATCTGAGTTGGCTCTGCATGTTCTGGATGATGGGAGGGATTTACGCATCAGCCATGGCCTGGGCTATTATCCCACATTACG GATGGAGTTTCCAGATGGGCTCAGCGTATCAATTCCACAGCTGGCGCGTGTTTGTGCTAGTGTGCGCTTTTCCTTGCGTTGCAGCCATCGCTGCCCTCAACTCTATGCCGGAGAGCCCGCGTTTCTACCTGGAG AATGGCAAACACGATGAAGGCTGGATGATTCTGAAGCAGGTTCATGACACCAACATGCGAGCAAAGGGATACCCAGAGAGGGTGTTTTCT GTCACCACAATCAAGACGGTGAAACAGATTGACGAGCTGGTGGATATTGGCACCGACACTCCAATCTGGCATCGCTACAGACTGAAGATTATGAGCCTCTCCCAACAG ATTCGGAAGAACATCATCGCGTGCTTCAGTCCAGAATATAAACGGACCACTTTCATGCTCATGGCTGTTTGGTTCACCATGTCTTTCAG CTACTACGGCCTGACGGTTTGGTTCCCAGACATGATCAAATACATCCAGAAGCAGGAATATGAATCACGCACAAAGACCTTCACCAATGAGCGGGTGGAACACGTCACTTTCAACTTCACCCTGGAGAACCAGGTGCATCGCCAGGGACACTACTTCAATGACAA GTTCCTCAACTTGAAGATGAAGTACATGGTGTTTGAAGATTCTGTGTTTGAAGAGTGCTACTTTGAGGACgtcaccaccacacacaccttcttcagGAACTGCACTTTTATTGCTAGTTTGTTTTACAACACAG ATTTGTTCAAATACAGGTTTGTCAACTGTAAACTGGTCAACAGCACGTTTCTCCACAACAAGGAGGGCTGCATGCTCGACTTCAGCGATGACTTCAACAACGCCTACATGATATACTTTGTTAACTTCCTCGGCACTTTGGCagtgttgcctggcaacatTGTGTCAGCACTATTGATGGACAAAATTGGCCGTTTAAGGATGCTTG cgGGATCCAGTGTCATATCCTgcatcagctgcttcttcttgATGTTCGGAAACAGTGAATCGGGGATGATTGCCCTCTTGTGTCTGTTCGGGGGCATCAGCATCGCCTCCTGGAACGCCCTGGACGTGATCACCGTGGAGCTCTACCCCTCTGATAAAAG AACTACAGCATTTGGCTTCCTCAACGCTCTCTGTAAGCTGGCGGCCGTCCTGGGCATCAGCATCTTTCAGTCGTTCGTGGGCATCACCAAGGCCGTGCCCATCATATTTGCGGCCGGCGCCCTCGCCGCAGGTAGTTTCCTCGCAACAAAGTTGCCCGAAACGCGGGGCCAAGTGTTGCAGTAA
- the LOC130518776 gene encoding polyadenylate-binding protein 1A-like, whose amino-acid sequence MNPSAASYPMASLYVGDLHTDVTEAMLYEKFSPAGAILSIRVCRDMITRRSLGYAYVNFQQPADAERALDTMNFDVIKGRPVRIMWSQRDPSLRKSGVGNIFIKNLDKSIDNKALYDTFSAFGNILSCKVVCDENGSKGYGFVHFETQEAAERAIEKMNGMLLNDRKVFVGRFKSRKEREAELGARAREFTNVYIKNFGDDMDEEKLRDVFNKYGNAMSIRVMTDDSGKSRGFGFVSFERHEDAQKAVDEMNGKEMNGKPIYVGRAQKKVERQAELKRKFEQMKQDRMTRYQGVNLYVKNLDDGIDDERLRKEFSPFGTITSAKVMLEGGRSKGFGFVCFSSPEEATKAVTEMNGRIVATKPLYVALAQRKEERQAHLTNQYMQRMASVRAVPNPVINPYQPAPPSGYFMTAIPQAQNRGAYYPAAGQMAQLRPSPRWPTQGVRPQHFQNMQSAMRSSGPRPQMFGSMRPSSQLPRMTANQRVATQAMGPRTATTATSVTANSVRGVSQYKYATGVRNTQQHVNAQPQVTVQQPAVVVQGQEPLTTTMLAAAPLHEQKQMLGERLFPLIQAMHLSLAGKITGMLLEIDNSELLHMLESPESLRSKVDEAVAVLQAHQAKEAAQKSVTNSAVVPSV is encoded by the exons ATGAACCCCAGTGCTGCCAGTTACCCCATGGCCTCCCTGTACGTCGGGGATCTCCACACAGATGTGACAGAGGCCATGCTGTACGAGAAATTCAGCCCTGCCGGAGCCATCCTCTCTATCCGGGTCTGCAGGGACATGATCACCCGCCGATCTCTCGGATACGCCTATGTCAACTTCCAACAACCGGCCGACG CTGAGCGTGCTCTAGACACCATGAACTTTGATGTGATCAAGGGAAGGCCCGTGCGAATCATGTGGTCGCAGCGTGATCCATCACTGAGGAAGAGTGGCGTTGGGAACATCTTCATCAAAAATCTGGACAAGTCCATTGACAACAAAGCTCTGTATGATACGTTCTCTGCTTTTGGAAACATCCTCTCATGCAAG GTGGTTTGTGATGAGAATGGCTCTAAAGGCTACGGCTTTGTGCATTTTGAGACTCAGGAAGCAGCCGAACGAGCCATTGAGAAAATGAATGGCATGTTGCTCAATGACCGAAAAGT GTTTGTCGGACGCTTCAAATCCCGCAAAGAGCGCGAGGCTGAGCTCGGGGCCCGCGCCAGAGAATTTACAAACGTTTACATTAAAAACTTTGGGGACGACATggatgaggagaagctgagggatgtttttaataaatatg GAAACGCCATGAGTATCCGGGTCATGACGGATGACAGCGGGAAGTCCAGGGGCTTTGGGTTTGTCAGCTTTGAGAGACATGAGGATGCCCAGAAG GCTGTGGACGAGATGAACGGGAAGGAGATGAACGGGAAACCGATTTACGTTGGCCGCGCGCAGAAGAAAGTGGAGCGACAGGCGGAGCTCAAGCGCAAGTTTGAGCAGATGAAACAGGACCGCATGACTCGCTACCAG ggtgTCAACCTGTATGTGAAGAACCTTGATGATGGAATCGACGATGAGCGTTTACGAAAGGAGTTTTCGCCTTTTGGCACCATAACCAGTGCCAAG GTCATGCTGGAAGGCGGCCGCAGCAAAGGTTTCGGCTTcgtctgcttctcctccccgGAGGAGGCCACCAAAGCCGTGACCGAAATGAACGGACGCATCGTAGCCACCAAGCCGTTGTACGTCGCCCTGGCCCAGCGCAAAGAAGAGCGTCAGGCACACCTAACCAACCAGTACATGCAGCGAATGGCCAGCGTGCGCGCAGTGCCGAACCCAGTCATCAATCCCTACCAGCCGGCCCCGCCCTCTGGCTACTTCATGACAGCCATACCACAGGCCCAGAACCGGGGCGCTTACTACCCGGCAGCAGGGCAGATGGCTCAGCTTCGCCCGAGCCCACGCTGGCCTACCCAAGGTGTCCGGCCACAGC ATTTCCAAAACATGCAAAGTGCCATGCGCTCCTCGGGGCCGCGCCCTCAGATGTTCGGTTCCATGCGGCCTTCCTCGCAGCTGCCTCGCATGACAGCCAACCAACGTGTCG CCACCCAAGCCATGGGTCCCCGAACGGCCACCACCGCTACTTCCGTAACAGCCAATTCTGTACGGGGGGTGTCCCAGTACAAGTATGCCACAGGAGTACGCAACACCCAGCAACACGTCAACGCTCAGCCGCAGGTCACCGTGCAGCAG CCTGCTGTGGTTGTCCAAGGACAGGAGCCACTGACCACCACcatgctggctgctgctcctctgcacgaACAGAAGCAGATGCTGG GCGAGCGTTTATTTCCCCTCATCCAGGCCATGCACCTGAGCCTTGCAGGAAAGATCACCGGCATGCTGCTTGAGATCGACAACTCTGAGCTTCTCCACATGCTCGAGTCGCCGGAGTCGCTCCGCTCAAAG gtggatgaggccgtGGCCGTGCTGCAGGCCCACCAGGCTAAAGAGGCCGCCCAGAAGTCTGTGACTAATTCAGCTGTTGTGCCAAGTGTCTGA
- the ctss1 gene encoding cathepsin S, ortholog 1, with translation MHFLFAILLLGFQVQGNASSALNKVWEEWKVKHSKRYDNQTEMVHRRAAWEHNVRLVLRHNLEASAGKHGFTLELNHLADMTAEEVNEKMNNLKVEEWVPVRNGTFEDKLDSEIPQSVDWRKHGLVSPVQNQGYCGSCWAFSSLGALEGQMKRKTGFLVPLSPQNLLDCSTSDGNLGCRGGYISKSYNYIIRNGGVDSESFYPYEHQKGECRYSVKGKAGYCSRFHILPQGDEETLKATVARVGPVAVAVNAMLPSFHLYRGGLYNVPNCNPKFINHAVLVVGYGSSGGQDFWLVKNSWGSAWGEAGYIRLARNKKNLCGIASFAVYPSL, from the exons aTGCACTTTTTGTTTGCAATTTTGCTTTTAGGCTTCCAGGTTCAAGGAAATGCTTCGTCCGCCCTAAATAAAGTGTGGGAAGAGTGGAAAGTCAAACATTCCAAGAGATATGACAACCAG ACCGAGATGGTTCACAGGAGGGCGGCGTGGGAGCACAACGTGCGGCTGGTGCTTCGACACAACCTGGAGGCCTCAGCGGGGAAGCACGGCTTCACcctggagctcaatcacctggCTGACATG ACAGCCGAGGAAGTCAATGAGAAGATGAACAATctgaaggtggaggagtggGTTCCTGTCAGAAATGGAACTTTTGAAGACAAGCTCGACTCGGAGATACCTCAGAGTGTGGACTGGAGGAAGCACGGCCTGGTCAGTCCGGTCCAGAACCAG GGCTATTGTGGCTCCTGCTGGGCCTTCAGCTCTTTGGGAGCTCTGGAGggtcagatgaagaggaaaactGGCTTCTTGGTCCCCCTGAGCCCACAGAACCTGCTGGACTGCAGCACCAGTGACGGGAACCTGGGCTGCAGAGGAGGGTACATCTCCAAATCCTACAACTACATCATCCGCAACGGAGGCGTGGACTCGGAGAGCTTCTATCCTTACGAACACCAG AAAGGGGAGTGCCGGTACTCCGTCAAGGGAAAGGCAGGCTACTGCTCTCGCTTCCACATCCTCCCACAAGGAGATGAGGAGACCCTGAAGGCCACCGTGGCGAGGGTGGGACCCGTGGCCGTGGCTGTGAACGCCATGCTGCCGTCGTTCCACCTCTACAGAGGAG GTTTGTACAACGTTCCAAACTGCAACCCAAAGTTCATAAATCACGCTGTCCTGGTCGTGGGCTACGGTTCGTCCGGAGGTCAGGATTTCTGGCTTGTAAAAAACAG TTGGGGATCTGCGTGGGGGGAAGCGGGTTACATAAGACTTGCCAGAAACAAGAAGAACCTCTGCGGCATCGCCAGCTTTGCTGTCTACCCCTCGTTGTAG
- the sf3b4 gene encoding splicing factor 3B subunit 4, whose translation MAAGPISERNQDATVYVGGLDEKVSEPLLWELFLQAGPVVNTHMPKDRVTGQHQGYGFVEFLSEEDADYAIKIMNMIKLYGKPIRVNKASAHNKNLDVGANIFIGNLDPEIDEKLLYDTFSAFGVILQTPKIMRDPDTGNSKGYAFINFASFDASDAAIEAMNGQYLCNRPITVSYAFKKDSKGERHGSAAERLLAAQNPLSQADRPHQLFADAPPPQAAPTPVLTAMGAGMPMPGMPPPGFPPVPPPGTMPPSMPPSLGMPPNAGAQGGGGLPPGPPPFPPGSMHPGMPQMAMPPAPSMVPPHPAPPGSSQSRAPPPPGMPPPPMGMPPRAPYGPPMGPPVPPALRGPPPPPMPPPGYGAPRPPPPPPPAFQRGPPMPPRPPAVPPPVPMRAPMPP comes from the exons ATGGCAGCGGGTCCAATTTCTGAAAGAAACCAAG ATGCTACTGTGTATGTTGGTGGCCTGGATGAGAAGGTTTCTGAACCGTTACTGTGGGAGCTGTTCTTGCAGGCTGGTCCTGTGgtcaacacacacatgccaaaAGACAGGGTCACTGGCCAACACCAAG GGTATGGCTTTGTGGAGTTCCTCAGTGAAGAAGATGCTGATTATGCCATTAAAATCATGAATATGATCAAGCTCTATGGCAAGCCCATTCGAGTTAATAAAGCGTCGGCTCACAACAAAAACTTGGATGTGGGTGCGAACATCTTCATCGGTAATCTCGACCCAGAGATTGATGAAAAACTGCTGTACGACACATTCAGTGCCTTTGGCGTAATCCTCCAGACACCAAAGATAATGCGAGACCCCGATACAGGCAACTCCAAGGGTTATGCTTTCATCAATTTTGCAAGCTTTGACGCTTCTGACGCCGCCATTGAGGCCATGAATGGCCAGTATCTTTGTAACAGGCCCATTACAGTGTCCTATGCCTTCAAGAAAGATTCCAAAGGAGAACGACACGGCTCAGCTGCTGAGCGACTCCTGGCTGCACAAAATCCTCTTTCTCAAGCCGACAGGCCTCATCAGCTGTTTGCTGATGCCCCACCCCCACAGGCAGCTCCAACACCGGTCCTCACCGCGATGGGAGCTGGAATGCCGATGCCTG gcATGCCACCTCCTGGTTTCCCCCCAGTTCCTCCACCTGGGACAATGCCTCCGTCGATGCCTCCTTCATTGGGCATGCCTCCAAACGCTGGTGCACAGGGTGGTGGTGGTCTTCCACCGGGACCGCCACCTTTCCCTCCTGGAAGCATGCATCCAG GTATGCCCCAGATGGCCatgcctcctgctccttctatGGTGCCTCCCCATCCTGCTCCACCAGGATCATCTCAATCAAGGGCGCCACCACCTCCTGGTATGCCTCCTCCACCCATGGGCATGCCTCCCAGAGCACCTTATGGACCTCCCATGG GTCCACCTGTGCCTCCTGCTCTGAGAGGACCACCTCCCCCTCCAATGCCTCCTCCCGGCTACGGCGCTccacgccctcctcctcctcctcccccagcctTCCAGAGAGGACCGCCTATGCCTCCGCGTCCCCCCGCAGTCCCACCTCCCGTCCCCATGAGAGCTCCGATGCCACCGTAA
- the LOC130518778 gene encoding type-4 ice-structuring protein LS-12-like — protein sequence MKVAVIVAVALLALTQGSFGQEASEVEKIGEYITNLKTQIMSSVNAQDLQSQLEPMAAQIQEQLKTFATTLEEQVKPMATNMQAQLQPMVESFQQQMQALIKRLADETKALGQ from the exons ATGAAAGTCGCCGTCATCGTTGCAGTCGCCCTGCTCGCTCTGACCCAGG GAAGCTTCGGACAGGAAGCATCCGAGGTCGAGAAGATTGGTGAATACATCACTAACCTCAAGACCCAGATCATGAGCTCAGTCAACGCTCA GGACCTGCAAAGCCAGCTGGAGCCCATGGCCGCTcagatccaggagcagctgaagacCTTTGCCACCAccctggaggagcaggtcaAACCCATGGCCACCAACATGCAGGCTCAGCTCCAGCCCATGGTGGAGTCTttccagcagcagatgcaggcCTTAATCAAGAGGCTGGCAGATGAGACCAAGGCTCTTGGCCAGTAA